In a single window of the Desulfonatronum thiodismutans genome:
- a CDS encoding complex I subunit 5 family protein → MTMISWLPLIVLCSSLFTGLIIFLLPEERSGWRTALNMTGATVKVVGVFVMAWGVLVQGAVCEARFTMGLGFDFVLHVDLLSLAFVSLSSNLWFLTTLYAVGYLKGSRNRSRFFGFFSLCVTASTGVALAGNLITFFIFYEFLTLVTYPLVVHQGTPQALAAGRTYLWYAMSAGAVLFLGVVGLQTLAGPYDFVSGGVLGSLEHIGPWEARIIFALLICGLAVKIAFVPLHGWLPAAMVAPAPVSALLHAVAVVKAGAFGVLRVVQDVFGKDFAAQIGVLEPLAAVVAATIIFGSLRALMQNELKRRLAYSTVSQVSYIALGAVVLGPLATVGGLAHLVHQGIMKITLFFCAGIFARSRNIHRIDQMDGLGRTMPVTMALFTIAALGMIGVPPVAGFVSKWYLAQGGIQAGQDWVVVVLVLSSLLNAAYFLPILHRAWFRPCGEEPESGGEQARCGIWEAPWMLLLPTMATAFFSLAAGVFAGWEWSPLGVAQLITSGRGAFP, encoded by the coding sequence ATGACCATGATCTCCTGGCTGCCGCTGATCGTATTGTGCAGCTCCTTGTTTACCGGGCTGATCATCTTTCTCCTGCCCGAGGAGCGTTCCGGGTGGCGGACGGCCCTGAACATGACCGGGGCCACCGTGAAAGTGGTCGGGGTTTTTGTCATGGCCTGGGGCGTGCTGGTCCAGGGGGCCGTGTGCGAAGCGCGCTTCACCATGGGTCTGGGATTCGACTTCGTGCTGCACGTGGACCTGCTGTCCCTGGCCTTTGTCTCTCTGTCCAGCAATCTCTGGTTCCTGACCACTCTGTATGCAGTGGGCTATCTGAAGGGGTCCCGGAACCGAAGCCGGTTTTTCGGTTTTTTCAGCCTGTGCGTGACCGCGTCCACCGGCGTGGCCCTGGCCGGAAACCTGATTACGTTTTTCATCTTCTACGAGTTCCTGACTCTGGTCACCTATCCCTTGGTGGTCCACCAGGGCACGCCGCAAGCCCTGGCCGCCGGGCGGACGTATCTGTGGTACGCCATGAGCGCGGGGGCCGTGCTGTTTCTGGGCGTGGTCGGGCTTCAGACCCTGGCCGGTCCCTATGACTTCGTTTCCGGCGGGGTCCTGGGAAGCTTGGAGCACATCGGGCCGTGGGAGGCTCGGATCATCTTCGCCTTGCTGATCTGCGGGCTGGCCGTGAAGATCGCCTTCGTGCCCCTGCACGGCTGGCTGCCCGCGGCCATGGTCGCCCCGGCCCCGGTCAGCGCCTTGCTGCACGCCGTGGCCGTGGTCAAGGCCGGGGCTTTCGGCGTGCTCCGGGTGGTCCAGGACGTTTTCGGCAAGGACTTCGCGGCCCAGATCGGGGTGCTGGAACCCCTGGCCGCGGTGGTGGCCGCCACGATCATTTTCGGCTCCCTGCGGGCCTTGATGCAGAACGAACTGAAGCGCCGCCTGGCTTATTCCACGGTCAGCCAGGTGTCCTACATCGCCCTGGGCGCGGTGGTCCTCGGGCCCCTGGCCACGGTGGGCGGGCTGGCCCATCTGGTCCATCAGGGGATCATGAAGATCACCCTGTTTTTCTGCGCCGGAATCTTCGCCAGGTCCAGGAATATCCACCGCATCGACCAGATGGACGGCCTGGGCCGGACCATGCCCGTGACCATGGCTCTGTTTACCATTGCCGCTTTGGGCATGATCGGGGTTCCGCCGGTGGCCGGGTTTGTCAGCAAATGGTATCTGGCCCAGGGCGGCATTCAGGCCGGGCAGGACTGGGTGGTGGTGGTCCTGGTGCTCAGCAGCCTGCTCAACGCCGCCTATTTCCTGCCCATTCTGCACCGGGCCTGGTTCCGGCCCTGCGGGGAAGAGCCGGAGTCTGGCGGCGAACAGGCCCGGTGCGGAATCTGGGAAGCACCGTGGATGCTGCTGTTGCCCACCATGGCCACGGCCTTTTTCTCCCTGGCCGCCGGGGTCTTCGCCGGATGGGAGTGGAGCCCTTTGGGCGTGGCTCAGCTTATAACCTCTGGTCGGGGGGCTTTTCCGTGA
- a CDS encoding complex I subunit 5 family protein: MIWLIVIGFPLLICCLLGHARTRNLAAGPGLWLAPLPALGLALFGEGAASGFFPALFLETTLHFGPYGRVFLLLAAVLWTAAGLFAWSAAQSGSGGRDRFRFAFFFLVTLSGNLGVCVAQDLASFYVFFAMMSFAAYGMIVHDQTPKAFHAGKIYLIMTVVGEVLLAAAFFYAGIIADSLLFADAAQALAGAETGWNRSALVFSLALAGFGIKAGVIGLHFWLPLAHPAAPTAASAVLSGVMIKVGLLGWLQLFPLTVGLTLWGMGMAWLGLVGAVYAAAAGFARHDPKTILAYSSVSQMGLMTMGVGFVLAAQSQGGGMFPESGVLPAGILLFVLVHGLAKGALFLGVGVAKATQWGTARARWLLAGLAAAGLVLAGAPFTGGALVKQTLKSGAEQLSPVWSGFFSAVLPLTAVGTTLLMAMFLWRIWRSMAAEDARHEVHSKADKDSGSPKARWGMVFAWGGLLALVLGVVPIASLMFPELYNELNELAGKGWEGVWDGLWPISLGLVAAGLFLRLSQGDGESKGLDDLVLAAVERGATRLRSWWWRSPYCDPACGTIDLVAWSDRILQSRWMQTVPDRIERRLLYWHTVGVLFVGFVLVFLAVTWWSGR; the protein is encoded by the coding sequence ATGATCTGGCTGATCGTCATCGGTTTCCCGCTTCTCATCTGCTGCCTGCTCGGCCATGCCCGGACGCGGAATCTGGCTGCCGGGCCGGGGCTTTGGCTGGCGCCGTTGCCGGCCCTGGGGCTGGCTTTGTTCGGCGAAGGCGCGGCATCCGGTTTCTTTCCGGCCCTGTTTCTGGAAACCACGCTGCATTTCGGGCCGTACGGAAGGGTTTTCCTGCTCCTGGCGGCCGTGCTCTGGACCGCGGCGGGCCTGTTCGCCTGGTCCGCGGCGCAAAGCGGTTCCGGCGGCCGGGATCGGTTCCGGTTCGCCTTCTTTTTCCTGGTGACCCTGAGCGGCAACCTCGGGGTCTGCGTGGCCCAGGATTTGGCTTCGTTTTACGTCTTTTTCGCCATGATGAGCTTCGCCGCCTACGGGATGATCGTCCACGATCAGACCCCCAAGGCGTTTCATGCCGGGAAAATCTATCTGATCATGACCGTGGTCGGCGAGGTGCTGTTGGCCGCGGCCTTTTTCTATGCCGGGATCATCGCGGACAGCCTGCTGTTCGCGGACGCGGCCCAAGCCCTGGCAGGCGCGGAGACTGGATGGAACCGAAGCGCTCTGGTCTTCTCCCTGGCCCTGGCCGGGTTCGGGATCAAGGCCGGGGTGATCGGCTTGCACTTTTGGCTGCCCCTGGCCCACCCGGCGGCCCCCACCGCGGCCAGCGCGGTGCTCAGCGGGGTGATGATCAAGGTCGGCCTGCTGGGCTGGCTGCAACTGTTTCCGCTCACCGTTGGTCTGACACTTTGGGGGATGGGGATGGCCTGGCTGGGCCTGGTCGGCGCGGTCTACGCCGCGGCCGCCGGGTTTGCCCGGCATGATCCGAAGACCATTCTGGCCTATTCCAGCGTCAGTCAGATGGGGCTGATGACCATGGGCGTTGGCTTTGTCCTGGCCGCCCAAAGTCAGGGCGGCGGAATGTTTCCTGAGAGTGGCGTGCTGCCTGCGGGAATCCTGCTGTTCGTGCTGGTCCACGGTCTGGCCAAGGGCGCGCTGTTTCTCGGCGTCGGCGTGGCCAAGGCGACGCAATGGGGAACGGCCCGGGCGCGGTGGCTCCTGGCCGGTCTGGCCGCCGCCGGACTGGTTCTGGCCGGTGCGCCGTTCACCGGCGGAGCCCTGGTCAAGCAGACCCTGAAATCCGGAGCCGAGCAATTGTCGCCGGTCTGGAGCGGTTTTTTCAGTGCCGTGCTGCCCCTGACCGCCGTGGGCACGACCTTGCTGATGGCCATGTTTCTCTGGCGGATTTGGCGAAGCATGGCCGCGGAGGACGCTCGCCACGAAGTGCATTCCAAGGCCGACAAGGACTCGGGAAGCCCAAAGGCGCGGTGGGGCATGGTTTTCGCCTGGGGCGGACTGTTGGCCCTGGTGCTTGGGGTGGTTCCTATAGCGTCGCTTATGTTCCCTGAATTATACAACGAACTGAATGAGCTTGCTGGAAAAGGCTGGGAGGGTGTCTGGGATGGATTGTGGCCCATCTCCCTTGGATTGGTGGCCGCTGGGCTGTTTCTTCGCCTGAGTCAGGGCGACGGAGAAAGCAAAGGACTGGACGATCTGGTCCTGGCTGCCGTGGAGCGGGGCGCGACTCGCCTGCGCTCCTGGTGGTGGCGCAGCCCGTACTGCGACCCGGCCTGCGGGACCATTGATCTCGTGGCCTGGTCGGACCGGATTCTGCAAAGCCGCTGGATGCAAACCGTTCCGGACCGGATCGAGCGGCGGCTGTTGTACTGGCATACCGTGGGCGTGTTGTTTGTCGGGTTTGTATTGGTTTTTTTGGCCGTGACCTGGTGGAGCGGGCGGTAG
- a CDS encoding sensor histidine kinase has translation MLTSFLGAFLIMRTERNILLGNVVHSGEIIAKNVASLTESAFWSLNWANVEQFLRELASNPEDGILIVQVVRPDGAVYLANDREVYGQSVESTLLTGQVQRHVDYFFSDHGQRGVLVAHPVTIGNDTWHALVGLSLRDVDAALATWFQRILIWGAVILGMVMALLLYISRAISRPIAALTKSAERIAHGDLELTPPISSRDEIGVLALQFNRMVIHLRTAHEELQASERRNRALIESASAAQIGIALVEDEGPRVALFRYVNQAVCRILGYERAELLGMPINMVIHPEDLPNAWRKLSNKALDGEPVTPINLRGVCKNGLEVPIEVSTSVTEFEGRVVLAVFVRDITEKVHAEELLIRHRDVLEETVLERTKELRDSLDELKRTQSQLLHAEKLASIGQLAAGIAHEINTPAQFVGDNALFLQNACREMNPILRGYGELLDQVRAGSVDSQTVDKLEAMLLEADLEFLLQETPLAIEQIHDGIGRISKIVRSMKEFAHPGGMEKKPANINKALENTTVVTRNEWKYVAELEMDLDPSLPEVFCLPDEINQVFLNVLVNAGQAIRDVVETEGQGMGMIRISTCRDGDQVEIRISDTGKGIPDAIRARIFDPFFTTKVVGQGTGQGLAIAHAVVVEKHHGSISFTDNEGHGTTFVIRLPIGDGEATSSDFR, from the coding sequence ATGCTGACATCTTTCCTTGGCGCGTTCCTGATCATGCGAACGGAACGGAATATCCTGCTCGGTAATGTCGTCCACTCCGGCGAGATCATCGCAAAAAATGTCGCGTCCCTGACGGAGAGTGCCTTCTGGTCCCTGAACTGGGCCAATGTCGAGCAGTTTTTACGAGAACTGGCCAGTAATCCGGAGGACGGAATCCTGATTGTTCAGGTGGTTCGTCCGGACGGAGCAGTGTATCTGGCCAATGACCGAGAGGTTTATGGACAATCGGTTGAATCAACATTGCTCACCGGCCAGGTGCAGCGGCATGTGGACTACTTCTTTTCCGATCATGGTCAGCGAGGGGTTCTGGTGGCGCATCCGGTAACCATCGGCAACGATACCTGGCATGCCCTGGTCGGGCTCTCGCTTCGCGACGTTGATGCGGCGCTGGCGACCTGGTTCCAGCGTATATTGATCTGGGGCGCGGTGATCCTGGGCATGGTCATGGCCCTGCTGCTATATATTTCCCGAGCCATTTCCCGACCGATAGCCGCCCTGACCAAATCCGCGGAACGTATCGCCCATGGGGATTTGGAGTTAACCCCTCCGATTTCTTCCCGGGATGAAATCGGAGTGCTGGCCTTGCAGTTCAACAGGATGGTCATTCACCTCCGTACGGCCCATGAGGAACTGCAGGCCTCCGAGCGGCGCAACAGGGCCCTCATCGAGAGCGCTTCCGCGGCCCAGATCGGTATTGCCTTGGTGGAGGACGAGGGACCACGTGTCGCACTGTTTCGGTACGTGAATCAGGCCGTTTGCCGGATTTTGGGTTATGAACGGGCCGAGTTGCTGGGCATGCCGATCAACATGGTGATCCATCCCGAGGACTTGCCCAACGCTTGGCGGAAGCTCAGCAACAAGGCGCTGGATGGTGAGCCCGTCACGCCCATCAACCTCCGGGGAGTATGCAAGAATGGCCTGGAAGTGCCCATTGAGGTGAGCACCTCTGTCACGGAATTCGAAGGTCGTGTCGTACTTGCCGTTTTTGTGCGGGATATCACGGAAAAGGTCCATGCCGAGGAATTACTGATCCGCCATCGGGATGTACTGGAAGAGACCGTTCTGGAGCGAACCAAAGAACTTCGGGACAGCCTTGATGAACTGAAGCGGACGCAAAGCCAGCTCCTGCATGCCGAAAAACTGGCTTCCATTGGCCAGCTCGCCGCCGGGATCGCCCACGAGATCAACACCCCGGCCCAGTTCGTCGGAGATAACGCTCTTTTTCTTCAGAACGCCTGCCGCGAAATGAACCCCATCCTGCGGGGCTATGGCGAACTGCTGGACCAGGTCCGTGCGGGCTCGGTGGATTCCCAAACCGTTGACAAACTGGAAGCGATGCTCCTGGAAGCGGATCTCGAGTTCTTGCTCCAGGAAACTCCACTGGCCATTGAACAGATTCACGATGGGATCGGGCGGATCAGCAAGATCGTTCGGTCCATGAAGGAATTCGCCCATCCCGGGGGGATGGAGAAGAAACCAGCGAACATCAACAAGGCCCTTGAAAACACCACCGTAGTGACCAGAAACGAGTGGAAGTACGTGGCGGAACTGGAAATGGATCTCGACCCGAGTCTACCAGAGGTGTTTTGCCTGCCCGACGAGATCAATCAGGTCTTTTTGAACGTCCTGGTCAACGCCGGCCAGGCCATTCGGGATGTGGTCGAGACCGAAGGCCAAGGTATGGGGATGATCCGGATCAGCACCTGCCGTGACGGGGATCAGGTTGAAATCCGAATCAGCGATACGGGCAAGGGCATCCCGGATGCCATTCGAGCCCGGATTTTCGATCCTTTTTTCACGACCAAGGTCGTGGGACAGGGCACCGGCCAAGGCTTGGCCATCGCCCATGCCGTGGTCGTCGAAAAACACCATGGGAGCATATCCTTCACGGACAACGAAGGCCATGGCACCACGTTCGTGATTCGCCTGCCCATCGGCGACGGAGAGGCAACCAGTTCAGATTTCCGATAG
- a CDS encoding metal-dependent hydrolase, giving the protein MGITRRLFFKGVGLALGAVGLQSIAPNRLEAVQGSSVGDKRFEGAVGIEWLGHGSFLFTSCAGKSILLDPWLTTNPNCPDKYRRVGSFDAVDYVLWTHGHVDHFMLGDAKDVVEQYQPKIIAPWELSFFIKSEIPEADCLTFTLANKGATSDFDGIKITMVEAFHSAGAQLTGFQGTNRFVGEAVGYILEFENGLRVYHSGDTSLMGDMKTIIGDYYQPDIAILPIGGVFTMGPEEAAHACALIRPRMVIPEHYATFPVLEQSAEAFMEAVARRAPDVAVQVLQPGIPFQA; this is encoded by the coding sequence GTGGGCATTACACGAAGATTGTTTTTCAAAGGTGTTGGTCTGGCCCTTGGCGCCGTGGGCTTGCAGTCAATAGCCCCGAATCGGTTGGAGGCAGTGCAGGGCAGCAGTGTTGGCGATAAACGGTTTGAAGGGGCGGTGGGTATTGAATGGCTGGGCCATGGCAGTTTCTTGTTCACCTCCTGCGCGGGCAAATCAATTCTGCTTGATCCCTGGCTGACGACCAACCCTAATTGTCCGGACAAGTACCGTCGCGTCGGAAGCTTTGACGCTGTCGACTACGTGCTCTGGACCCATGGTCACGTGGACCATTTCATGCTCGGCGACGCGAAGGACGTGGTGGAACAGTATCAACCCAAAATCATCGCACCCTGGGAGCTGAGCTTTTTCATCAAGAGCGAAATCCCGGAGGCAGACTGTCTGACCTTTACTTTGGCCAACAAGGGCGCGACGTCGGACTTCGACGGCATCAAGATCACCATGGTCGAGGCCTTTCATTCCGCCGGAGCCCAGCTGACCGGATTTCAGGGTACGAACCGGTTCGTGGGCGAGGCCGTGGGCTATATTCTGGAATTTGAAAATGGACTGCGTGTTTACCATTCCGGCGACACATCCCTGATGGGAGACATGAAGACGATCATCGGAGACTATTACCAACCGGACATCGCCATCCTCCCCATCGGCGGCGTATTCACCATGGGGCCTGAAGAGGCGGCGCACGCCTGCGCCCTGATCCGACCTCGCATGGTGATTCCCGAACATTACGCAACTTTTCCGGTACTTGAACAGTCCGCGGAGGCATTCATGGAGGCAGTGGCCCGACGCGCCCCAGACGTCGCTGTCCAGGTTTTACAGCCCGGTATCCCTTTCCAAGCTTGA
- a CDS encoding HD domain-containing phosphohydrolase, with protein sequence MTEQCIIQEKILFVDDDQNILDALRRNFRKEYAMDTATGPREAAAIIARKGPFAVVVSDMRMPGVDGVQFLARLKEINPDTVRIMLTGNADIQSSIAAVNEGNVFRFLTKPCSTQQMKRVLEDALRQYRLVTAEKQLLEQTLGGSIKVLTELLALVNPDAFGRANRLHRLVRQMALHLGMTNTWEVENATLLSQIGCMLLPSMAIQKITQGKMLDEEMQQLYDMHPVIAANLLGHIPRLDIVREMILYQDKHFDGQGSPIGGKSGPDIPLGGRILKILVDFDQLDYSGKSTEQALNILRGREGWYDPQILAALEKVLSLKSEYELREVRVDQLETGMLLTADVQSQKGMLLVAQGQEVTPVMITRLRTYAKISGVHEPIKVLVPPHQKASRAFQVEN encoded by the coding sequence ATGACCGAGCAATGCATTATACAGGAAAAAATCCTCTTCGTGGACGACGACCAGAACATCCTGGACGCATTGCGGCGCAACTTTCGCAAAGAATACGCTATGGATACCGCCACAGGCCCCCGGGAAGCCGCGGCGATCATCGCCCGTAAGGGGCCCTTTGCCGTAGTGGTCTCGGATATGCGCATGCCCGGAGTGGACGGGGTCCAATTCTTGGCGAGGCTGAAGGAAATCAATCCGGACACGGTCCGGATCATGCTCACCGGCAACGCGGACATCCAGTCCTCCATCGCAGCGGTGAACGAGGGCAACGTGTTCCGCTTCCTAACCAAGCCCTGCTCAACCCAGCAGATGAAGCGGGTCCTGGAGGACGCCCTGCGCCAGTACCGGCTGGTCACCGCCGAAAAACAGCTCCTGGAACAGACCCTTGGCGGCAGCATCAAGGTACTCACCGAACTTTTGGCCCTGGTCAATCCGGACGCCTTTGGCCGGGCCAACCGGCTCCATCGCCTGGTCCGTCAGATGGCCCTGCACCTGGGCATGACCAATACCTGGGAAGTAGAAAATGCGACCCTGCTCTCCCAGATCGGATGCATGCTCCTGCCCTCCATGGCCATCCAGAAAATTACACAAGGCAAGATGCTGGACGAGGAAATGCAGCAGCTCTACGACATGCACCCGGTGATCGCCGCGAACCTGCTGGGCCATATCCCTCGACTGGACATTGTTCGGGAGATGATCCTTTACCAGGACAAGCACTTTGACGGACAGGGTTCGCCCATCGGCGGCAAATCAGGCCCGGACATCCCTCTTGGCGGCCGGATATTGAAAATCTTGGTAGACTTCGACCAGCTGGATTATTCCGGAAAGTCCACGGAACAGGCCCTGAACATTCTGAGAGGCCGCGAAGGCTGGTACGATCCTCAAATCCTGGCGGCCCTGGAAAAAGTACTCAGCCTGAAATCGGAATACGAACTGCGCGAGGTTCGCGTCGACCAGCTTGAAACCGGAATGCTGCTGACCGCGGATGTCCAGAGTCAGAAGGGCATGCTCCTGGTGGCCCAAGGTCAGGAAGTCACCCCGGTGATGATCACCAGGCTACGGACCTACGCGAAAATCAGTGGTGTACACGAACCGATCAAGGTGCTGGTCCCGCCGCATCAAAAGGCAAGCAGGGCTTTCCAGGTTGAGAATTAG
- a CDS encoding ATP-binding response regulator: protein MSDSKSKPTIMVVDDNPASLNPLQDLLQQEGYCVELFPRGETAIMAAVRHPPDLILLDIVLPEMDGFETCKRLKQDARLKDIPVLFVSSQAGTNEDVRAFAAGAADFVAKPFHPSVLIARVKTHLHLHRVQKETEADIQQRSAELHLAHQEIYQILSSIQLLLVVLDEQNIVTRWNWVAAKLLRLPYEKAFGKEFDALPVTWEQERVAEAIRSCRENRAAVRVDNLWFELPDGTNGFLMLHLDPILDIYKSEVGGVLILGEDKTEQKMLESQLLQGQKLEAIGQLAAGIAHEINTPIQFVGDNLQFLGSALNDLLPLLDSWLALTHGAVCGDEFEKQTAECKKRIQEVDVSFLTQEIPQAITQSMDGLERVADIVRSMKAFSHPGKEHSTLVDVNKILEHTVTISCNEWKYVAEMDVRLAPDLPSILGHPSELGQAFLNIVINAVHAIAQTHSQAAKSQGRISITSCLDQEWIEIRISDSGGGIPKEIQGRIFDPFFTTKDVGKGTGQGLVIAHSAIVKRHKGTITFKSKANHGTTFIVRLPLMEDMEKKIDTTQLPEIFAEREKMTGGQVEPTAHQV from the coding sequence ATGAGTGATTCTAAAAGCAAGCCGACCATCATGGTCGTGGACGACAATCCGGCCAGTCTGAATCCTCTTCAGGATTTACTGCAACAGGAGGGTTACTGCGTCGAGCTGTTCCCGCGCGGTGAAACGGCCATCATGGCTGCGGTCAGGCACCCACCGGACTTGATCCTTTTGGATATTGTCCTGCCTGAAATGGACGGCTTCGAGACATGCAAGCGATTGAAGCAGGATGCGAGGCTCAAGGACATTCCCGTGCTGTTCGTCAGCTCCCAGGCCGGCACAAACGAGGATGTCCGGGCCTTTGCGGCGGGTGCCGCTGATTTCGTGGCCAAACCCTTCCATCCAAGCGTGCTGATCGCGAGAGTGAAGACGCACTTGCATCTCCACCGGGTACAAAAGGAAACGGAAGCCGATATCCAGCAGCGATCGGCTGAACTGCACCTGGCCCACCAGGAGATCTACCAGATATTATCCTCCATCCAATTACTACTTGTCGTGCTTGATGAACAGAACATAGTCACGAGGTGGAACTGGGTGGCCGCCAAACTGTTGCGTCTTCCTTATGAAAAGGCCTTTGGCAAGGAATTCGACGCATTGCCCGTGACATGGGAACAGGAACGGGTTGCGGAAGCGATCCGTTCCTGTCGGGAAAACAGGGCCGCCGTCCGCGTCGACAATCTCTGGTTTGAGCTGCCGGATGGCACCAACGGATTTCTCATGTTGCACCTTGATCCCATTCTGGACATTTACAAGAGTGAAGTCGGCGGAGTGCTGATCCTGGGCGAGGACAAAACAGAGCAGAAAATGTTGGAAAGCCAGCTGCTACAGGGCCAAAAGCTGGAAGCCATCGGCCAGCTGGCCGCCGGAATTGCCCATGAAATCAATACGCCCATCCAATTCGTGGGCGACAATTTGCAGTTTTTGGGTAGCGCCCTGAACGATCTCCTCCCGCTTCTCGACTCCTGGTTGGCATTGACGCACGGGGCCGTATGCGGGGACGAGTTCGAGAAGCAGACGGCCGAATGCAAAAAGCGCATCCAGGAAGTGGATGTCTCGTTCCTGACCCAAGAAATTCCCCAGGCCATTACCCAGTCCATGGACGGACTGGAGCGGGTGGCAGATATTGTGCGGTCCATGAAAGCCTTCTCCCACCCCGGAAAGGAACACTCTACCCTGGTGGATGTGAACAAAATCCTGGAGCACACCGTCACCATATCTTGCAACGAGTGGAAATACGTGGCCGAAATGGACGTGCGCCTGGCCCCGGACTTGCCGTCGATCCTTGGCCATCCTAGCGAACTCGGCCAGGCCTTCCTGAACATCGTGATCAACGCGGTCCATGCCATAGCCCAGACCCATAGCCAGGCCGCCAAGAGTCAAGGCAGGATCAGCATTACCAGTTGTCTGGACCAGGAGTGGATCGAGATTCGGATATCCGACAGCGGCGGAGGGATTCCAAAAGAGATTCAAGGGAGAATTTTTGATCCGTTTTTCACCACCAAAGATGTGGGCAAGGGTACCGGCCAAGGACTGGTCATCGCCCATTCAGCCATTGTCAAACGCCACAAGGGGACAATAACTTTTAAATCCAAGGCCAACCATGGTACCACCTTCATCGTGCGGTTGCCGCTCATGGAAGACATGGAAAAGAAGATAGATACGACACAGCTCCCTGAAATTTTCGCGGAGCGGGAAAAAATGACTGGTGGACAGGTTGAACCGACAGCCCATCAAGTCTGA
- a CDS encoding response regulator, translated as MKHRILFVDDEPQVLQGLRRMLHGQSRDWEMHFAPGAKEALEVMAATPMDMVVSDMRMPGMDGVQLLAEIKSRFPKAIRLALSGHMDERMIMGCTKVVHQYLSKPCSPEIMISVLRRILALRRYLAEEALACLTSSLDQIPSLPKMYLAIQEELQSSRCSLKKIGEIISTDVGMSAKILQLVNSSFFGMCTKVASPAQAVNLLGTETVKALVLHVQIFSQYDPRKCPNFSLARLSRHSLITATLAKRICAIESAAKDVQEDAFLAGILHDVGKLIFAVNCPVLYDEILEMISSRHLSLASVEQDALGASHAQLGAYLLGLWGMADPVVEAIAFHHHPALSATSQFTPLTALHAADSLILGIQPEGPTGKAEGPDMNYLEACELGDRIEEWEKPAKELFGMTVDEA; from the coding sequence AGCATCGAATATTGTTCGTGGACGATGAACCTCAGGTCCTGCAAGGTTTGCGGCGGATGCTGCATGGTCAGAGCAGGGACTGGGAAATGCATTTCGCGCCAGGCGCGAAAGAGGCCCTGGAGGTGATGGCCGCAACCCCAATGGACATGGTGGTTTCGGACATGCGCATGCCCGGCATGGACGGGGTCCAGTTGCTGGCCGAGATCAAGAGTCGCTTTCCCAAGGCGATTCGGTTGGCCTTGTCCGGCCATATGGACGAACGGATGATCATGGGCTGCACCAAGGTGGTGCACCAATATCTGAGCAAGCCATGCAGCCCGGAAATCATGATCTCCGTGCTCCGGCGCATTCTGGCCCTGCGCCGTTATCTGGCCGAGGAAGCCCTGGCCTGCCTTACCTCCAGCCTGGACCAGATCCCCAGCCTGCCCAAAATGTATCTGGCCATCCAGGAGGAACTGCAATCTTCCCGCTGTTCCTTGAAGAAAATCGGCGAGATCATTTCCACGGACGTGGGCATGTCCGCCAAGATCCTGCAACTGGTCAATTCCTCGTTTTTCGGAATGTGCACCAAGGTTGCCAGCCCGGCCCAGGCCGTGAACCTTCTGGGCACGGAAACGGTCAAGGCCTTGGTGCTGCACGTTCAGATCTTCTCCCAGTACGATCCCAGAAAATGTCCGAACTTTTCACTGGCCCGGCTTTCCCGGCACAGCCTGATAACGGCCACTCTGGCCAAACGGATCTGTGCCATTGAAAGCGCGGCCAAGGATGTTCAGGAGGATGCCTTTCTGGCCGGCATTCTCCATGACGTGGGCAAGCTGATTTTTGCCGTGAACTGTCCGGTTCTCTACGACGAGATACTGGAAATGATCTCGTCCCGGCACTTGTCCCTGGCCTCTGTGGAGCAGGACGCGCTGGGTGCCAGCCATGCCCAGCTCGGAGCCTATTTGCTCGGCTTGTGGGGCATGGCCGATCCGGTGGTGGAAGCCATCGCCTTTCATCATCACCCTGCGCTGAGCGCCACGAGCCAGTTCACTCCCTTGACGGCCCTGCATGCCGCCGACTCCCTGATCCTCGGCATCCAGCCGGAAGGGCCCACGGGCAAGGCCGAGGGTCCGGACATGAACTATCTCGAAGCCTGTGAGCTCGGCGACCGAATCGAGGAATGGGAAAAACCGGCCAAGGAACTTTTCGGGATGACCGTGGACGAGGCATGA